AGTTTTGCTTTGGCTCTGGTCAtctaatttaagtttttaagtACAAATAATAGGTTGACTACTCTTAGGCAATTAGTTTCATATAACTAGTGTGAGTGGTCACATGACCAGACCTCTATATTTGCTGCCTGAACAGCTGGAGGTAAATGTCTGCCTCAAACTTGTACAAGAGGACATGAGTAAAATACTTTtgataaacaaacacaactccatatgttttttaaagggttttctAATGAGGTACAATGAGAATTTTATTACGGAAAGCATCTTTTAGTCATAAGAAGAGTAAATGTAAGCCCAGCAACAATTGCTGCTAGCATGCTACACTGATAGCACTAAGCTAGGTGTCAAAGGTTTTGACTTTGAcaccttaatttttttccacacagtttAAAACTATCAGATGTttttgatcagaaaaaaaaacctcaaaatgaaGTGTTTAACATCAGTCATTCCCACAgttgaaaaagatttttatctttaggtttaaGTGGTGTGAATGTTTGGTAAGACACTGTAGACTCTGAAGTGCTGTTTGTCACTTTTCAGGCTATGGGGATTTGTGGGAGGACATTCAAAATGTccaggagagagacagagacctCAGTGCCCTGAGACGAAGTGCGAGCAGCGAGGAGGCAGAAGGAGGCAAAGTGATAACAGAGGAAAGCGGGGAGAACTGGAATGACGACTTCTGCGCCGACAATGTGGAGACCAGAGGTACGACGAAAAAAGtagaaattcaaaaacaaaaagagacattgtcaaatgttcctgtttttttgtttgtttgttttttttttaccccagaTTGGAACCAGGACCCACGCTTTTTAACCGTGGAGGATAGAAGGTGGCGGTCTGACACTAAGGGGTCCAACAGCAGCCTGGAGCCCAGCGTGTCGTCCTTCACCAACGGCACGCACAGCTCCCTCAACAgcgaggtggaggaggaggagctggccTGTTCCATGGAGCCCACTGGGCTCCACAACCCATACCTGCACTTTAATGGATACTTTAACGGTAGGATCCCCCACATTATTACTGGGTCAAAATAGTCTCAGTAAGAACAATCAGATGTGGAAAAATTCGTCTTCTttcagtaaaagcaaaaaaaaaagggaaacttccAGTAACATTATATCATTATGTAGCTCTTAACATGAACttggtaaatgttttttcctgaacttttgaaaaacaaaatggaactcaatgaaaataaaacacagcttttttcccccctcacttTATTAGAGCTTCATGTCTTTGCAGACACTATGACCTTGAggcattttttcctttttgtcttgattttattttttcaattgaaTCTTTTCTACTTAGTTCTGAAGTTAGTCAGTAGCTGACTTTCCATTGACCATCCAGTcgtgcaatttgacatttcaaaaacaaaatttgcttTATGGAAACATGGCATATTTGGGggagaaaaaattattttcgaTAAAAAGTTTTGGCGATCAAGTGATTTTTGGGAAAATGATTCAGAATATTTAGAAATTGGTTGATTTTGCAACAGTGGGAACACTTTTCTCATGTCACACGAGAAAAGTGTGACGCAACCTGATGTTGCGGTCGGTGCAAActatgaagaagaagacagcaGGAAGTAGTTGAAGAATCATGGCGTGGAATGATTTctaatgacttattgtgtgaacaaacttttttttttttagttgtgtttcttatttaacggaaacaGCACTCCAATATTGGCTCGTTAGCAGAACTCTGTGCTTGACTGTTTGCTAGTGAAGCAGTTGCACTGTCAGATTTTCAAACCAAATCTTCAATTATTAGATTATTAAACAATTATAtgattagtgttttgttttttctggtaacacatttctgtttttggtatGCTTTGTTTTCTGACCACTCAGACGACCACGGTGCGAATCCTGAGCGGAACCGTCGACCCACAGACTCTGACAACGAGGAGTTCTGTGACTCAATGGAGCATCTGGCCATGGAGGAGGTTTGCCGTCTCTCTTTGTCTCCCTGATGAAAATAAACGTCAGAACTGGAGATGTAACATGGGATTATTTCCCATGTTACAATTATTTCCCTTGTAACATgggaaataatcttccagtggaagttttactttttcatcaacattaaggaattgttgacttaagcaagctcctatattttgctgaaaagttacatgtaagttagtttagtcttatttccaGTGTACTGGGATACATGCACTAGAcacttgaccaaaaatacttggtcaagtgtctttattttctattgGATTCACAACAGTAGTTTTGAAACcaatagaaaataaagacagacactacatttttattttaaatgtagtaacatttaaaataaaaaaaacaaaaataaaaactgtctcATATCTCGTTTGCGTGCGCAGCGGCTGCCTCCGTCTAAAGGCCGGTCCCCCGGGTCAGGAGCTACATCGGCGAAGACGAGCGACGTTTGGTTTGAGAGCAGCACGACCCTGAAAGATGCCGAAGACGAAGAACCGTCGGGAGATTTCCACATGAAAGAAAGAGCGACTCCGAGAAAGCACAGCATCTCCTTGCCGAAACGAGGGCGAGGTGAACCTGCAGTAGTTTCCCCTGATAACACTGCATCaataaaggggcagtattatgtgttccCCAGGCATTTAGtgccattttattgcacaatcaaataactgtgttaacttcagtttgttttttttaattgctacatatatcaaatgctaaattagattttgtaatttaacgccttgaaattggggctCTGTcgctttaaaaactcctgatgtttctgaaactttgTGAGTCGGAAACTCTATAGCTTGTAAACTGCAGCtcggaggaggagcttcatccctgaaggcggggctaggtccaaccaaaccttttgcacagctgaatcgTTGCTATGGGAGATtaagggatttctcaaacatacatttgagaaatgcatatttgagaatcaaggcaacactacaggtttatttttgatgacggaataaaattataacacGATGTtcagctcaaaaaagttgaattttgcacaataccgcccctttaaaacGTTGATTTTCCCCACAAAGTTCTTGCTCTTTGATGCATCTCTTGTTCTGTCGCAGGTTCACCCAGAGCCACCTGCATCCCTCTGCGTTGTGCAAGCGCAGACGCTGCCTGTGGTTGCGTGTTGCGGAGCAGACATCCTGCCGTTGCTATGAGGGGAAACACGAATGAGCAAATAGCAGCTGCTCTGCGGAGGCTGCAGCACAACATGGCTGATGTGCTGCACAGGCTGCACGCTTTAGAAGAGCTCACCAGGCCACAGGTGATCAACCAGAACCTCCGGCTGCTTTATTTGCTTCAGCGGCATCCGGACTTGTTCTGTTTTACGTCACATTTTTTGCTCACCTCGTTTACCGTCACCGGTCTGCGTATCCTAAAAGACgcctttattttcttattttcagtcAAGATCTCCGTCTCCAAGACAGGAAGGCTTCCTGCCTGTCCCACGAAAGGTTCTCGTCATTTCTGTTCTCTTCTCACTGTTCTCGTTCTTATTATTACAGTAGCAAAGAGTGAACGTCAATGGTAGAAATATTTCTATCattttttctgcataaaattTTCATGAGATTCTTTAGTTTTGAGCTGACAAAATTAATGGTCACCTTTTATTAATGGTCATTTATTGgccaaaatatattttggcaaaaaaaaaatatatataattacgTAAAAGAAACTTGGCACAACTAGTTATTAGGTTTAGGTAgcaattatttttcacataggAATTAATTTCTTTACCTGAATAAATCAAATCATCATAACCCATACATCCAGAACATACAATGAAAAAATGACACGCAGGGAAACCATTGCAGGTTAAGgggttaaaaaatatattttggattTACTCATGTAATTATCTTATTATTTAAGAAGGCGTGGACAACGGATGCAACCTTTAAGTtttagggagaaaaaaaaagattcctcTTCACTTGATTTTATGGatgacatttatatttaatgcaaCATTATGCTGGacttaaaatcatttgaagctTTAAGTGTGGGCAATGATAATAAAGGAGACATTTACGTAACAGTGAGAAACTTATTCACTTATTTGGTTGTGGGATTTACATGATGCGATGACATGAAGACACTAATATCAGACCCAGCTTTAAAAAGCATTGAACATGTCAGTGAGGATCATCTGTTAAAACCTCGTCCgagtcatttaaaatattaagcaGGTAATTACACCATAGTAGCTTCCTGCTAAACTAAACAGCTTCCTTTAAGcaattaaatattcatattttctacCCTTCAAAAGAACATcgaaaaacatcaataaaatgaaaaaaaatgtcctgctagtgaaataatctgccggtggaactagtacttttaaaaaaaaatcagtattaaggaattattgacttaaaacaatctctagatttgctgaaaagttacttgtaacctagttttgtcttatttaaagtgtgctgagatatttccactagaaactaggaCAAAAATACCAAAGATTTTGCCATCTAGCCACTTTGATAAGGTTCAGGCAGTGACACATAAATTTGCACCATGGTAACTGGTTTTTGTGTGAAGCCCAGAAAgctataattgtttttattcgtAACCATCTCATGAGCTCATGAGATGGTtacaaaatgatgtttttccTCTGACAAATATCCCATCACCTCAGTAGAAAAGATAGTTTTTGGAATAATGAGTGACGTTTTGCATTAAAGCggcatgttgttttttaaacaacatatgttgtgacagtttcgtatgagacagataatctgtgaaaaacctGAGCTTCTCCGTCTCCTCTCAGCGCTCCTAccgtcagagccaggaggactgtcttagcgctgtcaatcaacctttTGTActctgctcaatgtgctaatggtggaaaaacaacttactgttacaggaaaaccgtttagtGGTGGCTGTGCTAACCAGCATTAGTGGCAGgctatgttgtggtgaaccagcagTAGCTTAGCAAAGAGCAAGCGCGAGAAGGGGTGAGCacgagagtgattgacagcgcgaagaccctcctcctggcagTAATCTGTTGTTTCTGAATGGTGTTCTAATGTAGTTAGcgctgggagcactgggagaaggcagaatattaattttaacaaatatgtaaaaaaaaaaaaaaaaaaaatcctgttttgtaAGTAAAAGTTTCATGATGCATCTTTAACCAAAGATAAAGACTTTCATTTTCTCTAgatatttcttttcttatctAAGGAAAACAGCATGAAAAGGGTAATCCACGACAACAGCTGTAGAAGGAGCAGCTGCTTTCAGCTTTCACATATTGTTACAAAACGTGTTACAGTCGCTACCAAAATGTTATTattgtttgttcatttcagtttctgtcGGCTGCCTGTGTGTGTTGTAGCTCCTGAGGCCGTCTTGGTGGCCTTTCCACCTCTCTCCACTCACTGTGGTGTTGACGGCGCTCTGGCCTCTTGTCACCCACTGGCTTGTCCAGCTTTATTTCCAACGTAAAAGAAGGTGAGCAGGATCCATGcctaatagtaataataataaaagctaactagattttaatattttatttcgaCTCAGTCTCCACTCTTCTGTTCACAGGAAAATACCGTGAGGGTTCTGACACTCGGCAGGAAAAACGCACTTTTGTTTCACTGTGGCTTcactccagctgacgttccaaACGTGGAGTTACGAAACTGAAATCTGAAAGCGGCAGGAAATTGGTGGTTTCTCCTAAGCAAGGGGAGCCCTGTTAGGTGTGTGAGAAGGTTTAATTATAGCCTGTAGccacaaaatgactgaaatgaaatgatAGTTTATGGTTATACAGTGACTGTAGTTCACCAGTGTTGGGAGTTTTCCAGATTCTcgttattatttatttggtgGATCATGTTTgtgcagtttatttaattttgatgtcTTGGGAagatacatttataaattataaatcagTGTTTAgcatgtgtatttatttatttatttatttttacatttaaataggCTGAGGGTATTTCTCTTAATATCTGATATACATTTGATGTAGCAAGCAGAGATTTTAATATGTAGCTTGCCGCTGCAGTGCACTAATAAATAACGATTCCTCCTTCTACATGGAGAGGTAGCTGAGTCAAAAGCTGACTGCTGagtcagcttttgtttttgtaatttagaaaaaaaaacttgtgtgaggtgggaaaaaagagaaaaatatatgcttttaaaaatgaaaaataataataatagcaacaAATAAGCTGCTACAGAAGTATTGCACCTACTGCGAGGTTTGCAGTATGTGGTTTCAGGTTTATGTCATAATTCCTCCTATATTTCCAACATTTACTACAGACAATCTATATTAGCCTTAGCTAATCATTCATCTAGTCGGTTTTACAGTACAAATTAAGATAATGTACATTTTACACAATCTTATAGCAAGACTAGTTGTAATATGTGACTGTATGAAACTTGAaagatataataaaaaaaattttgtaacAAACCTGTTCTTACATCAGTGTTTAAAGTTATTGTTAGTCTGTGGTTGTTGAAAACATTCCATGCACTTAGTATTGATTCCCTCAGctgatatttgctttttttttttttttttttttttttttaaatactagcATGTTTGTGAGCATTGGTGCTTGTGAATCTATGGAAGCTACTGCCACAGTCAACTCATTTAGCCTATGAACCATCCTGGTTGTATATATGGGTGCAAATGGAGAGAACATGGAAAGAAATTTAAGCTCCGAATAGGCAAAATAAGGACTCTGTGTTAAATTCTCTATTTTTGTTTGGGTTAGAAAAATTCTGGGTGTTAGGTGGAACCCAGCTGGGTAAgatacacaaaaaacaaatgtgaatttttaacccagctaaaaatatatatatatactatttttatccaaaaaggaaattaaattttcttATAGAACTTACTCTTCTTTGGTTTCTGGTTCTGCAGTGAGCGGTTCAAGCCAAAATATTGTCGATAATGTCAATAATCAGCACATTGCttcttgaaattttattttatttttgtaatgtagTTTCTCAACTCTACCTCACCTCATTTTGTtcttaaattatatatattttttgcactcTATTTAGGGGGAAAATGAAAACacgtttattttgtttttctattgtttctgtttatcatgTTAATATGTTGTATTTTGTAGACAAATTTGTTCCAAATTATGTcctaacaaaataattcaaaagagaaatcacaaaaacatgtaaactaaagttaaataataaaaagtattattattGGTATCGGAGATACTGGCcctatatttatttaatgttatatCGATATTCAATTGTATATTCTGTAGTTTCCGTTTCACTTGCTCTGGAATTTGACGTCATAGTTCAGgttttatgtgcattttttaAACGCTACTAAGCTGCtcccagttttaaaaacaatacctTGTTTCCACGATTACGCATCATAACAATTTTctgaaagtaaacaaataagaccaacaacaacaaaaaaaaaaattcgtaTCCAAGGAATTAAAAACCACAGGGAATAATTGTCTAAGTATGCAAtatctcaacaacaaaaacacgagaaaaaagccaagaaaaaaaaaccataacaCAACTGCTCCGCCACTTTGTCACCATTATAACTCCAAcaatttattctgttaaaacaaacgtcattttaaattcacttcAGGAATTTATGCGAGCTTATTCTCCATTATTTACAACTTCCTTAACCAACGGAAcgaatcaaaacaaaataattttcgACAGGAAAcccctttgttgttgttgccacAATACCGTTGACGTCATATCCGGTTTAATCCTCCCCGCCGGTGTCAGTGCTGCTCTGCTGAAGTTCGCAGTTGAACTTGCTATGCCTGCTGCGGAGAAGCTTAGGGGAGCATACCGACGCCTTTAACTCTACGGGGCCAGTGATATAAAGTGACTCAGACTGCCGCAGCGGATATTAGCGGATGATGTTTTCCTTGTCAATGTCTGTCCAGCCACAGGTAAGAAACAAGTAGGCCGAGCTAGCTTtagcattgtttttgtttttgtttctgacctACCCAGCTGGGCTTCGCCTGCTAGGTCAGACCCTGCTGTTTATCTAATGAAACCTTGTTAGTTTGTGTGGACATTTAAGGACACTCAACAATTTATGTTTTCCTATTGTACCTTGGTATACATTTAAACTATTCTAGCCTTGCTTCACCACATAGAGTAATAGTAATACGCGGAATACTTGGCGTGTTTTAGctataattttaacataattctGTGACAACAAATGGGGGTTTGATCATCGCTGTTTGAATCATCGCAGGTGACTCTACCTCTCAGTCACCTCATCAACATCCTTCACCCCCTGAAGAACTCAGTgggaagcagcagcagtgcCACCTGCAagtcaagaaaacaaaaggag
The Poecilia reticulata strain Guanapo linkage group LG17, Guppy_female_1.0+MT, whole genome shotgun sequence DNA segment above includes these coding regions:
- the LOC103478958 gene encoding acyl-CoA-binding domain-containing protein 5A-like isoform X1, which translates into the protein MSSPRGLGMAQQEKKKEEEEDEEDEYSLEAKFTAAAKVIRSLPDEGPFQPSDDMMLMFYSYYKQATMGPCHIPRPTGFWDTGGKAKWDAWSSLGNMTKEEAMKNYIEHIQLILETIPISEEVTELVQRLGNFYTEVDGEGEEEGNQTVRRPFTRPFAAHAEELIKSIKKPTMEGYGDLWEDIQNVQERDRDLSALRRSASSEEAEGGKVITEESGENWNDDFCADNVETRDWNQDPRFLTVEDRRWRSDTKGSNSSLEPSVSSFTNGTHSSLNSEVEEEELACSMEPTGLHNPYLHFNGYFNDDHGANPERNRRPTDSDNEEFCDSMEHLAMEERLPPSKGRSPGSGATSAKTSDVWFESSTTLKDAEDEEPSGDFHMKERATPRKHSISLPKRGRGSPRATCIPLRCASADAACGCVLRSRHPAVAMRGNTNEQIAAALRRLQHNMADVLHRLHALEELTRPQSRSPSPRQEGFLPVPRKLLRPSWWPFHLSPLTVVLTALWPLVTHWLVQLYFQRKRSLHSSVHRKIP
- the LOC103478958 gene encoding acyl-CoA-binding domain-containing protein 5A-like isoform X4 translates to MGPCHIPRPTGFWDTGGKAKWDAWSSLGNMTKEEAMKNYIEHIQLILETIPISEEVTELVQRLGNFYTEVDGEGEEEGNQTVRRPFTRPFAAHAEELIKSIKKPTMEGYGDLWEDIQNVQERDRDLSALRRSASSEEAEGGKVITEESGENWNDDFCADNVETRDWNQDPRFLTVEDRRWRSDTKGSNSSLEPSVSSFTNGTHSSLNSEVEEEELACSMEPTGLHNPYLHFNGYFNDDHGANPERNRRPTDSDNEEFCDSMEHLAMEERLPPSKGRSPGSGATSAKTSDVWFESSTTLKDAEDEEPSGDFHMKERATPRKHSISLPKRGRGSPRATCIPLRCASADAACGCVLRSRHPAVAMRGNTNEQIAAALRRLQHNMADVLHRLHALEELTRPQSRSPSPRQEGFLPVPRKLLRPSWWPFHLSPLTVVLTALWPLVTHWLVQLYFQRKRSLHSSVHRKIP
- the LOC103478958 gene encoding acyl-CoA-binding domain-containing protein 5A-like isoform X3, with the translated sequence MSSPRGLGMAQQEKKKEEEEDEEDEYSLEAKFTAAAKVIRSLPDEGPFQPSDDMMLMFYSYYKQATMGPCHIPRPTGFWDTGGKAKWDAWSSLGNMTKEEAMKNYIEHIQLILETIPISEEVTELVQRLGNFYTEVDGEGEEEGNQTVRRPFTRPFAAHAGYGDLWEDIQNVQERDRDLSALRRSASSEEAEGGKVITEESGENWNDDFCADNVETRDWNQDPRFLTVEDRRWRSDTKGSNSSLEPSVSSFTNGTHSSLNSEVEEEELACSMEPTGLHNPYLHFNGYFNDDHGANPERNRRPTDSDNEEFCDSMEHLAMEERLPPSKGRSPGSGATSAKTSDVWFESSTTLKDAEDEEPSGDFHMKERATPRKHSISLPKRGRGSPRATCIPLRCASADAACGCVLRSRHPAVAMRGNTNEQIAAALRRLQHNMADVLHRLHALEELTRPQSRSPSPRQEGFLPVPRKLLRPSWWPFHLSPLTVVLTALWPLVTHWLVQLYFQRKRSLHSSVHRKIP
- the LOC103478958 gene encoding acyl-CoA-binding domain-containing protein 5A-like isoform X2, yielding MSSPRGLGMAQQEKKKEEEEDEEDEYSLEAKFTAAAKVIRSLPDEGPFQPSDDMMLMFYSYYKQATMGPCHIPRPTGFWDTGGKAKWDAWSSLGNMTKEEAMKNYIEHIQLILETIPISEEVTELVQRLGNFYTEVDGEGEEEGNQTVRRPFTRPFAAHAEELIKSIKKPTMEGYGDLWEDIQNVQERDRDLSALRRSASSEEAEGGKVITEESGENWNDDFCADNVETRDWNQDPRFLTVEDRRWRSDTKGSNSSLEPSVSSFTNGTHSSLNSEVEEEELACSMEPTGLHNPYLHFNGYFNDDHGANPERNRRPTDSDNEEFCDSMEHLAMEERLPPSKGRSPGSGATSAKTSDVWFESSTTLKDAEDEEPSGDFHMKERATPRKHSISLPKRGRGSPRATCIPLRCASADAACGCVLRSRHPAVAMRGNTNEQIAAALRRLQHNMADVLHRLHALEELTRPQSRSPSPRQEGFLPVPRKLLRPSWWPFHLSPLTVVLTALWPLVTHWLVQLYFQRKRRKIP